A section of the Citrobacter farmeri genome encodes:
- a CDS encoding PLP-dependent aminotransferase family protein: MNNTHLSKSVDALKPSAIRELLKHSKMPGVISLGGGIPSPELFDKTGLKMATRNMMESQFLNAFQYGLSEGFPPLREAISQLCQKRGIQAASDAILVTNGSQQSLDILVRTLINPGDKVVVERPTYLAALQVLQLSQADILSVGTDKDGMIVDDLEVLLQSNTIKFVYIVPTFGNPGGVVLSDSRRQKLVQLAKQHDFAIIEDDPYGEINFTNETYKTLFQHARESGCSEQVIYTSTFSKILAPGLRVGWVVLPEWIRQKATIVKQATDLHTSAHSQAMAASYLTLGRLEDQIQVIRQSYREKCYVLAEAIRSELDEHISFHMPQGGMFLWGTFRYDFDATAWLSRTLQEKVVFVPGEFFFCSNPDKRTLRMSFATPTADELEEAVRRLKKALP, translated from the coding sequence ATGAACAACACACATCTGTCTAAGAGCGTCGACGCCCTTAAACCCTCCGCTATCAGGGAATTACTCAAACATAGCAAAATGCCTGGCGTAATTTCGCTGGGCGGCGGCATTCCCAGCCCGGAACTGTTTGATAAAACAGGGCTGAAAATGGCCACACGCAACATGATGGAAAGCCAATTTCTGAATGCGTTCCAGTACGGTCTGAGCGAAGGTTTTCCACCTCTGCGTGAAGCGATTAGTCAGTTATGCCAGAAACGCGGCATTCAGGCTGCCTCTGACGCGATCCTGGTGACCAATGGGTCACAGCAGTCGCTGGATATTCTGGTGAGAACGTTGATCAATCCGGGCGATAAAGTGGTGGTCGAACGCCCGACGTATCTTGCCGCATTGCAGGTTCTGCAACTGTCCCAGGCGGATATTCTGTCTGTTGGCACTGATAAAGACGGCATGATCGTGGACGATCTGGAAGTGTTGCTCCAGAGCAACACGATCAAGTTCGTGTATATCGTGCCGACGTTTGGTAACCCTGGCGGCGTGGTTCTGAGTGATTCCCGTCGGCAGAAGTTGGTTCAACTGGCGAAACAGCATGACTTTGCCATCATTGAGGATGATCCCTACGGCGAGATCAATTTCACCAATGAGACCTATAAAACGCTGTTCCAGCATGCCCGCGAGAGCGGATGCTCTGAGCAGGTGATTTATACCTCGACCTTTTCCAAGATTCTGGCCCCTGGCCTGCGCGTGGGTTGGGTGGTGCTGCCGGAATGGATCAGACAAAAAGCGACCATTGTTAAGCAGGCGACCGATCTGCATACCAGTGCGCATTCGCAGGCGATGGCGGCCAGCTATTTGACGTTAGGGCGTCTGGAAGATCAAATCCAGGTTATTCGTCAGTCATATCGTGAGAAGTGTTATGTGCTGGCGGAGGCGATTCGCAGTGAACTGGATGAGCATATCTCATTCCATATGCCGCAGGGGGGGATGTTCCTGTGGGGGACATTCCGTTACGATTTCGATGCTACGGCCTGGCTTTCCCGCACCTTGCAGGAAAAAGTGGTGTTCGTACCGGGCGAGTTTTTCTTCTGCAGTAATCCGGATAAACGTACGCTGCGCATGTCTTTTGCCACACCAACGGCGGATGAACTGGAAGAAGCGGTGCGAAGACTGAAAAAGGCGTTGCCCTGA
- a CDS encoding glycoside hydrolase family 88 protein: MLNHIVEERLRAFPGQPIDAGAFQDEMRSAREHVLELIRRHLTEFGEHFPAETCVKGYYPLTDNIEWTTSFWTGQLWLAWEMSGDAVFRDMAEKHVRSFGLRIAGRHDTNTHDLGFLYTLSCVAAWRLTGNRDARGFSLLAAEALLERFHEKAQIIQAWGDLSDPEQAGRMIIDCNMNLPLLYWASEQTGDPRFADAAKAHVAQAAKYLIREDASTFHTYYMDVHSGAPRYGNTQQGYADDSCWSRGQAWGIYGFLLSYIYTGDTQKVALSKKLANYFLNRLPEDAVCHWDLALVGTDALRDSSSAAIAVCGLLELIKHLPVTDPDRERYQQWAMAIMSSLTRHYLMAKEEKGNGLLKHSVYHLSSNKGVDECASWGDYFYVEALVRFTQCWKLYW, translated from the coding sequence ATGTTAAATCACATCGTTGAGGAACGCCTGCGCGCTTTTCCTGGACAGCCGATCGATGCAGGGGCATTTCAGGATGAGATGCGCAGCGCGCGTGAGCATGTCCTTGAACTGATTCGTCGTCATTTAACGGAATTCGGTGAACACTTTCCAGCCGAAACCTGTGTGAAAGGGTATTACCCGTTAACGGATAATATCGAGTGGACAACCAGTTTCTGGACCGGGCAGCTATGGCTGGCCTGGGAGATGAGTGGCGACGCGGTATTCCGTGACATGGCGGAAAAGCACGTTCGCTCTTTTGGTCTGCGAATTGCCGGACGTCACGACACCAATACCCACGACCTGGGCTTTCTGTATACCCTTTCCTGCGTAGCGGCCTGGCGGTTGACGGGAAATCGCGATGCACGCGGGTTTTCACTGTTGGCAGCAGAAGCGCTGCTGGAGCGTTTTCACGAGAAAGCGCAGATCATTCAGGCGTGGGGCGATCTGAGCGACCCGGAACAGGCCGGACGGATGATCATCGACTGCAATATGAATTTACCCCTGCTGTACTGGGCGAGCGAGCAGACCGGCGATCCGCGTTTTGCGGACGCCGCGAAGGCGCACGTTGCCCAGGCGGCGAAGTATTTAATTCGTGAAGATGCATCCACTTTCCATACCTATTACATGGATGTGCACAGCGGTGCGCCGCGCTACGGGAACACACAGCAGGGCTATGCCGATGACTCGTGCTGGTCGCGCGGCCAGGCGTGGGGCATTTATGGTTTCCTGTTGAGCTATATCTACACCGGCGATACGCAGAAGGTGGCGCTGTCGAAAAAACTGGCCAATTACTTCCTGAATCGCCTGCCGGAAGATGCCGTCTGCCATTGGGATCTGGCGCTGGTCGGAACCGATGCGCTACGTGACTCCTCCTCCGCGGCCATCGCGGTTTGCGGTTTGCTGGAATTAATTAAACATTTGCCCGTTACCGATCCGGATCGCGAACGTTACCAGCAGTGGGCAATGGCGATCATGTCGTCGCTGACCAGGCACTATTTGATGGCGAAAGAGGAAAAGGGTAACGGCCTGTTGAAACACTCGGTTTATCACCTCTCGAGTAATAAAGGGGTGGATGAGTGTGCCAGTTGGGGAGATTACTTCTACGTGGAGGCGCTGGTGCGATTTACTCAGTGCTGGAAGCTCTACTGGTAA
- a CDS encoding oligosaccharide MFS transporter: MNIRSPDYRTEYYKISSFIFLYFFTWSASIGLLAIWLGQKAQLSGTVIGTVFAVNGIFSVILKPIYGYILDKIGMSKYLLYFVVGMSALMAPFFIYIYQPLLLSQTLLGIIVGAIYLSFAWYAGVAACESYSDRYSRLNGMEFGQIRMWGSLGWAVASSFSGLLFNLSPAYNFIMGSVTSVVMLMVLLSLKVNVNAANAAEVLTKEKIVPADVYALLRNRKFWAFCLYVAGVAWMMFIAEQQFSRYFVTFFSDIHEGNAVFGYLGTVQSGMEFVMYMVIPLFVNAIGAKRGLLIVGVLVGARLVISGLCDSHLLISVLKPLYGLEICLLLVSVFKYIAEHFDKRVNATMYLLGYQAMLYVGNVVVSSPAGLMYDRIGFEKTYIIMGIIALVFTLISAFTLSACQSKRNNNTALDIAENNATK, translated from the coding sequence ATGAATATACGTTCACCGGATTACAGAACGGAATACTATAAAATCAGTAGTTTTATTTTTCTCTATTTCTTTACGTGGTCGGCCAGCATCGGTTTGTTGGCAATCTGGCTGGGGCAGAAAGCACAGCTTAGCGGTACGGTTATAGGAACGGTTTTTGCCGTGAATGGTATTTTCTCGGTTATCCTGAAACCTATTTACGGCTATATTCTCGATAAAATTGGTATGAGTAAATATCTGCTTTATTTTGTCGTAGGGATGTCGGCATTAATGGCACCCTTCTTTATTTATATTTACCAGCCATTATTACTCTCTCAGACCCTGTTGGGGATTATTGTTGGCGCAATTTACCTGAGTTTTGCGTGGTATGCCGGCGTGGCGGCCTGTGAATCGTATTCCGATCGCTACAGTCGTCTTAACGGTATGGAGTTTGGTCAGATTCGGATGTGGGGGTCACTCGGTTGGGCGGTGGCATCATCGTTCTCGGGACTGCTGTTTAACCTTTCTCCGGCCTATAACTTCATCATGGGCAGCGTGACGTCGGTCGTGATGCTGATGGTTCTGCTGAGTCTGAAGGTGAACGTCAACGCCGCTAATGCCGCTGAGGTGCTGACCAAAGAGAAAATCGTCCCGGCAGATGTCTACGCCCTGCTGCGAAACCGTAAGTTCTGGGCATTCTGTCTGTATGTGGCGGGTGTCGCATGGATGATGTTTATCGCCGAGCAGCAGTTCTCCCGCTACTTTGTGACTTTCTTCTCTGACATCCACGAAGGCAATGCGGTCTTTGGTTATCTGGGCACCGTACAGTCAGGTATGGAATTTGTCATGTATATGGTGATCCCCTTATTTGTTAATGCTATCGGTGCTAAACGCGGACTGTTGATTGTCGGCGTACTGGTCGGGGCGCGACTGGTGATTTCTGGTCTCTGCGATTCTCACCTGTTAATTTCTGTGCTCAAACCGTTATATGGTCTGGAGATCTGTTTACTGCTGGTCTCGGTATTTAAATATATCGCAGAGCATTTTGATAAACGTGTCAATGCAACCATGTATTTACTGGGATATCAGGCGATGCTGTATGTCGGGAATGTGGTGGTCTCTTCACCTGCCGGATTAATGTATGACCGTATTGGTTTTGAGAAAACCTACATCATCATGGGGATTATCGCCCTGGTCTTTACGCTTATTTCGGCATTTACCTTATCGGCATGCCAGAGTAAACGAAATAATAATACTGCTCTTGATATCGCTGAAAATAACGCGACAAAATAA